The following are from one region of the Actinopolyspora halophila DSM 43834 genome:
- a CDS encoding carbohydrate ABC transporter permease → MNASEDVREPLKRRRNGAASRHVGFTGRMMLPGIVPLAALTVLPFLTIVVMSFSDVRLLGGMRLDFAGLKNWGRFFTDPDMGWFWLRTAGYFALTLGLEMVLGVVLALCVWRLVRGRNLVLSLLLLPMFVAPVIVGLLGRFLTDPTFGLYTWLLERIGYDGDLLGDTFTAFAAVVAMDVWEWTPLIALITLAGLSAVPPTLREAAALDGAGRWQTLRHIVLPSISNVLLVALLIRAMDAIRYFDIIWVTTNGGPANATKIVPVRLYETAFRFFDFGYAAVVGLAMLFASIVVARLFVRMLDRKGLAR, encoded by the coding sequence ATGAACGCTTCCGAGGACGTGCGAGAGCCGTTGAAACGCAGGCGGAACGGGGCGGCGTCGCGTCATGTCGGATTCACCGGGCGCATGATGCTTCCCGGGATCGTTCCACTGGCAGCGCTGACCGTGCTGCCGTTTCTCACCATCGTGGTGATGAGCTTCAGCGATGTTCGGCTGCTCGGTGGGATGCGGTTGGACTTCGCCGGGCTGAAGAACTGGGGGCGCTTTTTCACCGACCCCGACATGGGCTGGTTCTGGCTGCGGACGGCGGGCTACTTCGCGCTGACGCTGGGGCTGGAAATGGTGCTCGGCGTGGTGCTGGCGCTGTGCGTGTGGCGTCTCGTCCGCGGGCGCAATCTCGTGCTGAGTCTGCTGCTGCTGCCCATGTTCGTCGCCCCGGTGATAGTGGGGTTGTTGGGCAGGTTCCTCACCGATCCGACGTTCGGGCTCTACACCTGGTTGCTGGAGCGGATCGGCTACGACGGAGACCTGCTGGGAGACACCTTCACTGCCTTCGCCGCCGTGGTGGCCATGGACGTCTGGGAGTGGACACCGCTGATCGCGCTGATCACCCTGGCCGGGCTCTCCGCCGTGCCGCCCACCCTGCGCGAAGCGGCCGCGCTGGACGGCGCCGGGCGCTGGCAGACGCTGCGGCACATAGTGCTGCCCTCGATATCCAACGTGCTGCTGGTCGCGCTGTTGATCCGCGCGATGGACGCGATCCGCTACTTCGACATCATCTGGGTCACCACCAACGGCGGTCCGGCCAACGCGACCAAGATCGTCCCGGTTCGGTTGTACGAGACGGCCTTCCGGTTCTTCGACTTCGGCTACGCCGCCGTCGTCGGGTTGGCGATGCTGTTCGCCTCCATAGTGGTGGCTCGGCTGTTCGTGCGGATGCTGGACAGGAAGGGACTCGCCAGATGA
- a CDS encoding carbohydrate ABC transporter permease, with protein sequence MSVLDTPNPRRAESAGQRETAEQGKRPASTRRAPRGGSRSSPLDRTGTGTRIVILVVLVLALLWTLVPLVWMVLSSFKPATAITSAEPSWSFTPTGEHYAGLFTGGNELIPYLWHSVAAAGLSAVLSVVLGAPAGYGLARSEMRGKRHLSFWIISTRMAPIAAVVLPLFLMFRQVGLIDTIPGLVLAYMTFNLPFAIWLLSSFFSDLPPALEESALVEGCTRWQAFRHVALPLTKPGLVTTFVLCLVFAWNDYAFALVFSGPDSQTLPIAASQLVTQAGIDWGQLCAIGTFVVVPMMLAGLAVRRWLVTGLTLGAVTGE encoded by the coding sequence ATGAGCGTGCTGGACACCCCGAACCCCCGCCGGGCGGAATCGGCGGGGCAACGGGAAACCGCCGAGCAGGGGAAGCGCCCCGCGAGCACGAGGCGAGCGCCTCGCGGGGGCTCGCGGTCGAGTCCGCTGGACCGGACCGGCACGGGCACCAGGATCGTGATCCTCGTGGTGCTCGTCCTCGCGTTGCTGTGGACGCTGGTTCCGCTCGTGTGGATGGTGCTGTCCTCGTTCAAGCCGGCCACGGCCATCACCTCGGCCGAACCGAGCTGGTCGTTCACCCCGACCGGGGAGCACTACGCGGGGCTGTTCACCGGGGGCAACGAGCTGATCCCGTACCTGTGGCACAGCGTGGCCGCGGCCGGGCTGTCCGCCGTGCTGTCCGTGGTCCTGGGAGCACCGGCCGGGTACGGGCTGGCCCGCAGCGAAATGCGCGGCAAGAGGCACCTGTCCTTCTGGATCATCTCCACGCGAATGGCCCCCATCGCCGCCGTGGTGCTGCCGCTGTTCCTGATGTTCCGCCAGGTCGGCCTGATCGACACGATCCCCGGTCTGGTGCTGGCCTACATGACGTTCAACCTCCCCTTCGCGATCTGGCTGCTGAGCTCGTTCTTCTCCGACCTTCCCCCGGCTCTGGAGGAGTCCGCGCTGGTCGAGGGCTGCACCAGGTGGCAGGCGTTCCGGCACGTCGCCCTGCCGCTGACCAAACCCGGCCTGGTCACCACGTTCGTGCTGTGCCTCGTGTTCGCGTGGAACGATTACGCCTTCGCTCTCGTGTTCAGCGGCCCGGACTCGCAAACCCTGCCGATAGCGGCCAGCCAGCTGGTCACCCAGGCCGGAATCGACTGGGGCCAGCTCTGCGCGATCGGCACCTTCGTCGTGGTCCCGATGATGTTGGCGGGACTGGCAGTTCGCCGGTGGTTGGTAACCGGCCTGACCCTTGGAGCGGTGACTGGAGAATGA
- a CDS encoding extracellular solute-binding protein: protein MVDQEPSVISRRRTLGGALAGGAAFAAGGLLNGCATRSDVRRRDTADPWRQFAGCTLNFVSENTAPTSAIAADAERFTALTGIHVNIVTLELSALVQKVALDLASGQSQYQIIYADSYQVLAPYADGLVDLREPASDDSLPGDDSDLADFFPLQMDVSGRFGGGDRVLALPYDCATMIWQYRKDLFEAYHDRMANDLGFDPTPGPQRTWEEYYRIAEWFNDNVDEVSYGTGHQAKQHDSLMCDFSNVLFAHGGQYFENGEHIGRFGAVDPGPSALGSEEALAGAEFYSRLLSIADPASTTWDWTGLGAAFAAGRVAMCPNWHEFAADNERSLPGKVGYTTLPSGPAKSANMYGGAGIAINGNTAPNERAAAWLFLKWATSRKTQLRNLTGEVGGATPTRSSIYRTPEVRRAQRRPSGMPTMLTAPAVQQAWKPEYSGLRPKIPMWNECDTAIYTELSRMLAGDVAPRGAMRDARDHIDRIVSRGWVAAE from the coding sequence ATGGTCGATCAGGAACCGTCCGTGATCAGCAGGAGACGCACCCTCGGAGGTGCGCTCGCGGGCGGAGCCGCCTTCGCGGCCGGAGGTTTGCTGAACGGCTGCGCCACACGCAGCGACGTGCGACGACGCGACACCGCCGATCCGTGGAGGCAGTTCGCGGGGTGCACGCTCAACTTCGTCTCCGAGAACACCGCCCCGACCAGTGCCATAGCGGCCGACGCGGAGCGCTTCACCGCGCTGACCGGGATCCACGTCAACATCGTGACCCTGGAACTGTCCGCGCTGGTGCAGAAGGTCGCGCTCGACCTGGCCTCGGGGCAGTCCCAGTACCAGATCATCTACGCCGACTCCTACCAGGTGCTGGCACCCTACGCGGACGGACTGGTCGACCTGCGGGAACCGGCTTCCGACGACTCGCTGCCGGGGGACGACTCGGACCTGGCCGACTTCTTCCCGCTGCAGATGGACGTCTCGGGCCGATTCGGCGGGGGAGACCGGGTGCTCGCGTTGCCCTACGACTGCGCGACGATGATCTGGCAGTACCGCAAGGACCTGTTCGAGGCCTACCACGACCGGATGGCGAACGATCTGGGATTCGATCCGACCCCGGGGCCACAGCGGACCTGGGAGGAGTACTACCGGATCGCCGAGTGGTTCAACGACAACGTCGACGAGGTCTCCTACGGCACCGGGCACCAGGCCAAACAGCACGACTCCCTGATGTGCGACTTCTCCAACGTGCTGTTCGCCCACGGTGGGCAGTACTTCGAGAACGGGGAGCACATCGGGCGCTTCGGTGCGGTCGATCCGGGACCGAGCGCGCTCGGCTCGGAGGAGGCCCTGGCCGGAGCCGAGTTCTACAGCAGGCTGCTCTCCATAGCCGACCCCGCCTCCACCACGTGGGACTGGACCGGTCTCGGCGCGGCGTTCGCCGCGGGCAGAGTCGCGATGTGTCCGAACTGGCACGAGTTCGCCGCTGACAACGAACGGTCCCTGCCCGGCAAGGTCGGCTACACCACGCTGCCGAGTGGTCCGGCGAAGTCGGCGAACATGTACGGCGGGGCCGGGATCGCGATCAACGGCAACACCGCTCCCAACGAGCGGGCAGCGGCCTGGCTCTTCCTGAAGTGGGCCACCTCCCGCAAGACCCAGCTGCGCAACCTCACCGGGGAGGTCGGAGGGGCCACCCCGACACGAAGTTCCATCTACCGGACCCCCGAGGTCCGGCGCGCACAGCGACGCCCGAGCGGGATGCCCACCATGCTGACCGCGCCCGCCGTGCAGCAGGCCTGGAAACCCGAGTACTCGGGACTGCGCCCGAAGATTCCGATGTGGAACGAGTGCGACACCGCGATATACACCGAGCTGTCGAGGATGCTGGCCGGAGACGTCGCGCCACGCGGGGCGATGCGTGACGCGCGCGACCACATCGACCGCATCGTCTCCCGAGGGTGGGTGGCAGCGGAATGA